The genomic segment GCAGGTGGATCTATTTCACGGCTACGCCGATCAGGGATGATTGCGGCAAGGTGGTGGGCGCCATGGAAACCTTGCAGGATGTCACCCGCAGGCATGCGGTTGAAGCGGCGCTTCAGGCAAGTGAAGCTTTTTTAGCGCAGATTGTTGATGGCAGCTCGGTGGCGACTTTTGTGATTGATCGCGATCACACCGTCACGCATTGGAACCGGGCGTGCGAAGCGCTGACCGGGCTTGCTGCAAGTGATGTGATTGGCACGCATGAGCAGTGGCGGGCTTTTTACCCGAGCGAGCGCCCCGTGATGGCCGATTTAATTATGAATGGTGCGATGGCGGACGATGTTGATCAGTTTTATCACGGTAAATTTCGTCCTTCACGCCTGATAGAAGGCGTTTTTGAGGCAGAGGATTTTTTCGCCCATTTTGGCACCGAAGGCAAATGGGTTTTTTTTACGGCCGCACCTTTGCGCGATCTGGATGGCAAAGTGGTGGGAGCCATAGAAACATTGCAGGATATGAACGAGCGCCGCCTCGCTGAAGAAGCTTTAAAAGCCAGTGAGGCCCGCTACCGGGATCTAAGCATAACCGATGGTATGACTGGCTTATTCAATAGCAGGCACTTTTATGAAAGCATAGAAAAAGAAATCGAACGGGCAAGACGTTATGGCAGGCCGCTTTCTCTGCTTTTAATGGATATTGATAATTTTAAAAAAGTAAATGATCAGTATGGGCATTTGGAAGGCGATAAAGTGCTGCAATCTCTGGCCATGGTGATCAGGGGCTGTTTGCGGGAAATGGACAGCGCTTATCGCTATGGTGGTGAAGAATTTATTGTGGTGTTGCCCGAAACGCGCAGTGATGATGCGATTAATGTGGCAGAGCGCCTGAGGCAGCGTTTTGAAGATCAGATTCAAAGGCCAGCTCCGAGTTTGGTTTTACATTGTACGGTCAGTATTGGTGTGAGCCAGTTTGTGGTTGGCGATGATGCTAAGAGCCTAGTGAAAAGGGCGGATGATGGCACTTATCAGGCCAAACATCAGGGCAAGAATTGTGTCGTTTTGCTGGATGCGCTGAAAGACTGAATTGAGTTTTCTGATAGAGAGTGCAAGTATTCTGCTTGTTTATTTAAGTATTATCGCTTTTAAATAACCAAAAAGTCTTAGTGTTAAAAATATAATAACAATTACACTCTATGCCTGTTTACCGGCTAAAGAGAGAAAACCCCATGTTGAAGATCCTCAGTGCGCTGTTGTGTGTCATCTCAATGATGGCATGGGCAGAGCCTGATACCGAGTTTTTAGAGCCTGAGCAGGCCCTTAAAATGAGCGCCAGCGCACGCGATCACCAAACGGTGGAAGTGCGCTTTGCGATTGCTCAGGGCTATTATCTTTACAAAAATAAGCTGAAAATTTCTGCGGATCAGGGCGTGCAGCTGGGAGAGATCGATTTTCCTGCCTCATTGCCGCACGATGACCCTAACTTTGGCAAGGTAGAAACCTATCGCGGGCAATTGGTCCTGCCAGTGCAGATTAAAAACCCGGCAGCTCAGCAATTTAAATTAACCGTGATTGCACAGGGCTGTGCAGATGCGGGCCTCTGTTATCCGCCTATTACCCAGATTGCAGATATAAAGCTGGCTGCTCTGGCGCGCAGCAAAGCTTCGGCGGTGGCGGTGCTGGCCTCTGCCATTAAGCCTGCTGTAAATACTGAAACCCCTGTGATTAAAGAGCTTGCTAAAGAGACACTTGCCAGCGCCAGTGTAGCTTCAGCCGTGCTGATTACTGCGGTTGCCCCGGCCGTAGCAGCCCCTTTGGCGCAGGCCAGTGATACCGGGCAAATCAATTCATTGCTGGGCAGTGGCAATCTCACACTCATTCTCTTTAGCTTTTTTGGTTTTGGTCTTTTACTGGCTTTAACGCCCTGTGTGTTTCCAATGATGCCGATTTTATCGGGGATTATTATTGGCCACGGTGATCAGATCAGCAAAAAACGCGCCTTTGTTTTATCGCTTTTTTATGTGCTGGGCATGGCGGTCAGCTATGCCGCGGCAGGCGTGGCCGCAGGCTTATCGGGCTCTATGCTTTCTGCCGCTTTGCAAAATATCTGGGTATTAGGCGCGTTTGCACTGGTGTTTGTGCTGCTGTCTTTATCGATGTTTGGCTTTTATGAGCTGCAATTGCCCGCATCATTGCAAAGCAAAATTTCTGGCAGTGCAAATCGCCAGCAGGGTGGCTCTATGCTGGGTGTGCTGATTATGGGCGCCTTATCTGCGCTGATTGTCGGGCCTTGTGTGGCTGCACCTCTGGCAGGCGCACTGCTCTATATCGCGCAAACGCATAACGCAGTGTTGGGAGGGGCGGCGCTGTTTGTGATGGCGCTGGGTATGGGCGTGCCGCTGATTATGGTGGCCTGCGCCGCATCGGCCCTGCCGCGTGCCGGGGCATGGATGGAAAATATTAAGAAAGTATTCGGTGTTTTATTGCTGGCTGTAGCGATCTGGCTGGTATCCCCAGTATTGCCCGCGGTATTTGCCATGCTGGCATGGGCTGCGCTCTTGATTATTTCTGCCATCTTTTTGCGGGCGATTGATCCGCTTCCGGCAGACAGTAAAGGCTGGCCGCGCTTTTGCAAAGGGCTGGGGGTGATTGCACTTCTGGCAGGATCTGCACTATTGATTGGTGCACTCAGCGGCGGGCGTGATCCGCTGCAGCCTTTGCAAGGCCTGCAGGCACAGGCTAAAGCAGAGTCTTATCCAGCATTCAGTAAGGTTTCCTCACTTGCCCAATTAGGGCGTGAGCTGGCGCAAACCAATCAGCCGGTCATGCTCGATTTTTATGCGGATTGGTGTGTTTCTTGTAAAGAAATGGAAAAGCTGACTTTTTCAAATCCGGAAGTCGCTGCCAGGATGGGGCAAATGAAACGATTACAGGTGGATGTCACCGCTAATACAGATAACGATAAAGCATTATTAAAGCGCTTTAAGTTATTTGGCCCGCCTGGAATTATTTTCTTTAATAAAGAAGGTAAAGAGCTGCAAAGCAGTATTGGCTTTAAATCTGCCGAACCATTTAAGCAATTACTGGATCAGGTGCTGGCTAAATAACTCATTTAATCTATCTATAGAATATTTTCTTTTATATAAAACCCCGCCATCGCAATTGCGAATCTGGCGGGGTTTTTATTTTTTACCGATTATCCTGCATTAAATAAACCATTGTTGCAGTAATGCAAATTTTTAATAAATTTTTTTATATATAAATCAAAGTGTTATTGCAATGCCCAGGGTTTTTAATTATTTGCTTGTCATCATTCTTCACCTTTATGATAAATTTTGGTTATTGGTATATAAATCATATTTTTCATAACTTCTAGGTATAAATAGCGAGCGCTTTTTATCCGTCAAAGGGGACGACATGCATTTCAGACCAAAACTACTGGCGATTGTGATTGCTCAGATCACGGCTTCTACTCTGGCTTACGCTGCAGATCT from the Iodobacter fluviatilis genome contains:
- a CDS encoding sensor domain-containing diguanylate cyclase, coding for MLLYGESPSQIRILLLLGQDADSAPLIRGMQDSDLPCTIHECRDLMQLDHVLSSKDFSIDVLVIDLAESHLKYARQLIQISQNLPIVMLAPAGREAWIKQAVQLKNEHFLIKDAEGGFLALLPIVLLRVINQSREQHARTSAELNMIEHRLSLSQIVEGSPVASFVIDCNHQVTHWNQACEVFTGKKAFEMIGTSNQWQAFYSEPRPVLADLMLEDALEQKVKAFYPGKVSVSSNNKGVFEAEDFFAHMGENGRWIYFTATPIRDDCGKVVGAMETLQDVTRRHAVEAALQASEAFLAQIVDGSSVATFVIDRDHTVTHWNRACEALTGLAASDVIGTHEQWRAFYPSERPVMADLIMNGAMADDVDQFYHGKFRPSRLIEGVFEAEDFFAHFGTEGKWVFFTAAPLRDLDGKVVGAIETLQDMNERRLAEEALKASEARYRDLSITDGMTGLFNSRHFYESIEKEIERARRYGRPLSLLLMDIDNFKKVNDQYGHLEGDKVLQSLAMVIRGCLREMDSAYRYGGEEFIVVLPETRSDDAINVAERLRQRFEDQIQRPAPSLVLHCTVSIGVSQFVVGDDAKSLVKRADDGTYQAKHQGKNCVVLLDALKD
- the dsbD gene encoding protein-disulfide reductase DsbD: MLKILSALLCVISMMAWAEPDTEFLEPEQALKMSASARDHQTVEVRFAIAQGYYLYKNKLKISADQGVQLGEIDFPASLPHDDPNFGKVETYRGQLVLPVQIKNPAAQQFKLTVIAQGCADAGLCYPPITQIADIKLAALARSKASAVAVLASAIKPAVNTETPVIKELAKETLASASVASAVLITAVAPAVAAPLAQASDTGQINSLLGSGNLTLILFSFFGFGLLLALTPCVFPMMPILSGIIIGHGDQISKKRAFVLSLFYVLGMAVSYAAAGVAAGLSGSMLSAALQNIWVLGAFALVFVLLSLSMFGFYELQLPASLQSKISGSANRQQGGSMLGVLIMGALSALIVGPCVAAPLAGALLYIAQTHNAVLGGAALFVMALGMGVPLIMVACAASALPRAGAWMENIKKVFGVLLLAVAIWLVSPVLPAVFAMLAWAALLIISAIFLRAIDPLPADSKGWPRFCKGLGVIALLAGSALLIGALSGGRDPLQPLQGLQAQAKAESYPAFSKVSSLAQLGRELAQTNQPVMLDFYADWCVSCKEMEKLTFSNPEVAARMGQMKRLQVDVTANTDNDKALLKRFKLFGPPGIIFFNKEGKELQSSIGFKSAEPFKQLLDQVLAK